In a genomic window of Syngnathus typhle isolate RoL2023-S1 ecotype Sweden linkage group LG4, RoL_Styp_1.0, whole genome shotgun sequence:
- the LOC133152707 gene encoding oocyte zinc finger protein XlCOF6.1-like isoform X2, producing the protein MATWCYGPPRLPLQNAIESLHPEVKSHHVKEEEEPENLCIKEEEEEGVEDRLPLSCVIVKIQGDQEEDDGDPCGGLQDYLAPLSDSSDTTSDTSDDRDDDIEKHSKSDVTCYTDNKRLKCPQCDKPFGTKYALKVHMRTHTGEKPFSCSFCGKRFSYKEKLSTHTKTHTGEKPFACSVCGKGFSQKGYLQTHTKTHTGEKPFACSVCGLTLTQKSNLIIHMRTHTGERPFACSLCGKSFSIKKSLISHTRTHTGDKPFACSVCGNKFSTKGHLRRHTRTHTGEKPFSCLVCGLKVTQKNNLIKHMRTHTGEKPFDCSVCGKTFAQKAQLSTHTRTHTGEKPFPCSLCAYSFSERSKLVRHMRTHTGEKVYSCSVCAKKFSHKYQLDKHGCFGQPLIALNIIQQ; encoded by the exons ATGGCAACTTGGTGCTATGgacctcctcgtcttcctcttcaGA ATGCTATTGAAAGTCTTCATCCTGAGGTGAAGAGCCACCACgtcaaagaggaagaggagcccGAGAATCTGTGcattaaagaggaggaggaggaaggggttgAAGACAGGTTGCCTTTGTCTTGTGTCATTGTGAAGATCCAAGGCGATCAAGAAGAGGATGATGGAGACCCTTGTGGAGGATTACAGGATTACTTAGCTCCACTATCAGACAGCAGTGACACAACTTCAGACACTTCTGACGATCGTGACGATGATATTGAAAAACACTCTAAAAGTGACGTGACGTGCTACACTGACAACAAACGCTTAAAGTGTCCTCAATGTGACAAACCCTTTGGTACCAAGTATGCTTTGAAAGTtcacatgagaacacacactggagagaaacccttttcttgctcattttgtgGCAAAAGGTTCTCTTATAAAGAAAAGCTATCAACACACACCAAAACGCACACTGGGGAGAAGCCATtcgcctgctcagtttgtggtaaaGGATTTAGTCAGAAAGGAtacttgcaaacacacacaaaaacacacaccggagagaaaccttttgcttGCTCAGTTTGCGGCCTTACGCTAACTCAAAAGTCTAATTTAATCATtcacatgagaacacacacagggGAGAGACCTTTTGCATGCTCACTTTGTGGTAAAAGTTTCTCAATCAAGAAAAGTCTGATAAgtcacacacgaacacacacaggGGATAAGCCTTTCGCCTGCTCAGTCTGTGGAAATAAATTCTCTACAAAGGGGCATTTAAgaagacacacaagaacacacactggtgagaaacctttttcgtgCTTAGTGTGTGGTCTTAAAGTAACACAAAAGAATAATTTAATCAAACACATGAGGACccacactggggagaaacctttcGATTGCTCAGTGTGTGGTAAAACCTTTGCTCAGAAGGCACAACTGAGCACGCATACAAGGAcgcacactggggagaaacccTTTCCCTGTTCTCTTTGCGCCTACAGTTTCAGTGAACGTTCCAAACTGGTTCGacacatgagaacacacactggggagaaaGTGTATAGTTGCAGTGTGTGCGCTAAGAAATTCTCGCATAAGTATCAGCTTGACAAACACGGCTGTTTTGGTCAACCGCTAATAGCGCTCAATATTATTCAACAGTGA
- the LOC133152707 gene encoding oocyte zinc finger protein XlCOF6.1-like isoform X1 — MCTKNVKEEYEEELCEIKVTNERRQRLDAVFQKLVLHRTDAIESLHPEVKSHHVKEEEEPENLCIKEEEEEGVEDRLPLSCVIVKIQGDQEEDDGDPCGGLQDYLAPLSDSSDTTSDTSDDRDDDIEKHSKSDVTCYTDNKRLKCPQCDKPFGTKYALKVHMRTHTGEKPFSCSFCGKRFSYKEKLSTHTKTHTGEKPFACSVCGKGFSQKGYLQTHTKTHTGEKPFACSVCGLTLTQKSNLIIHMRTHTGERPFACSLCGKSFSIKKSLISHTRTHTGDKPFACSVCGNKFSTKGHLRRHTRTHTGEKPFSCLVCGLKVTQKNNLIKHMRTHTGEKPFDCSVCGKTFAQKAQLSTHTRTHTGEKPFPCSLCAYSFSERSKLVRHMRTHTGEKVYSCSVCAKKFSHKYQLDKHGCFGQPLIALNIIQQ, encoded by the exons ATGTGTACAAAAAACGTAAAAGAAGAGTACGAGGAGGAACTCTGTGAAATAAAAGTCACGAACGAGAGACGTCAACGACTGGACGCCGTTTTCCAAAAGCTTGTATTACATAGAACAG ATGCTATTGAAAGTCTTCATCCTGAGGTGAAGAGCCACCACgtcaaagaggaagaggagcccGAGAATCTGTGcattaaagaggaggaggaggaaggggttgAAGACAGGTTGCCTTTGTCTTGTGTCATTGTGAAGATCCAAGGCGATCAAGAAGAGGATGATGGAGACCCTTGTGGAGGATTACAGGATTACTTAGCTCCACTATCAGACAGCAGTGACACAACTTCAGACACTTCTGACGATCGTGACGATGATATTGAAAAACACTCTAAAAGTGACGTGACGTGCTACACTGACAACAAACGCTTAAAGTGTCCTCAATGTGACAAACCCTTTGGTACCAAGTATGCTTTGAAAGTtcacatgagaacacacactggagagaaacccttttcttgctcattttgtgGCAAAAGGTTCTCTTATAAAGAAAAGCTATCAACACACACCAAAACGCACACTGGGGAGAAGCCATtcgcctgctcagtttgtggtaaaGGATTTAGTCAGAAAGGAtacttgcaaacacacacaaaaacacacaccggagagaaaccttttgcttGCTCAGTTTGCGGCCTTACGCTAACTCAAAAGTCTAATTTAATCATtcacatgagaacacacacagggGAGAGACCTTTTGCATGCTCACTTTGTGGTAAAAGTTTCTCAATCAAGAAAAGTCTGATAAgtcacacacgaacacacacaggGGATAAGCCTTTCGCCTGCTCAGTCTGTGGAAATAAATTCTCTACAAAGGGGCATTTAAgaagacacacaagaacacacactggtgagaaacctttttcgtgCTTAGTGTGTGGTCTTAAAGTAACACAAAAGAATAATTTAATCAAACACATGAGGACccacactggggagaaacctttcGATTGCTCAGTGTGTGGTAAAACCTTTGCTCAGAAGGCACAACTGAGCACGCATACAAGGAcgcacactggggagaaacccTTTCCCTGTTCTCTTTGCGCCTACAGTTTCAGTGAACGTTCCAAACTGGTTCGacacatgagaacacacactggggagaaaGTGTATAGTTGCAGTGTGTGCGCTAAGAAATTCTCGCATAAGTATCAGCTTGACAAACACGGCTGTTTTGGTCAACCGCTAATAGCGCTCAATATTATTCAACAGTGA
- the LOC133152691 gene encoding gastrula zinc finger protein XlCGF57.1-like, translated as MCASQSLMEKLSGTKEEDERQRQQLLGVVVYKQLRVVLHRADVSKKRLHSKQQHPDSPHAKEKDEKEEGPEPAYSEEEDEEVHSTKLPFPCVIVKIEGDEEEGEGDKQAAPQSLCDDKTSHPAASNNEHSKRGRTCQKQGSKKPNKKSWKCSQCGNTFGSKWGLKVHFRMHTGEKTFDCSDCGKRFPAQAHLEAHTRTHTGEKPFACLVCGQKFSKKGNLQRHTRIHTGEKPFACSVCGKKFAARETLGKHKKIHTGEKAFECMVCAKKFPAQSHLEAHARIHTGEKAFICSVCGKTFSQKGNLKSHTRIHTGEKPFVCSVCDKRFANKEQLRRHTRTHSGDKPFPCSVCGKGFSTRGYLKAHTRTHTGEKPFVCLVCGKNFTFRLSLIAHRRTHTGEKPFACLVCGKTFTFKIALLTHTRKHTREKPYACSLCGQRFFAKRNLATHMRTHTGEKPFLCTVCGKGFSTQGNLKAHTRTHTGEKPFACSICGQRFIQKGNLKVHARTHTGDKPFACPGCDQTFSQKGYLSKHMRIHTGEKPFACLVCSKRFSWKNQVKKHRCGGTKSS; from the exons ATGTGTGCGAGTCAGTCGCTCATGGAAAAACTTTCTGGAACAAAAGAGGAGGACGAGCGACAACGCCAACAACTCCTGGGCGTTGTTGTGTACAAGCAGCTTCGAGTTGTGTTACACAGAGCAG ACGTCAGTAAAAAACGTCTTCATTCTAAGCAACAGCATCCGGATTCCCCTCACGCTAAAGAGAAAGATGAGAAGGAAGAAGGACCAGAACCTGCTTACTCtgaagaggaagacgaggaggtcCATAGCACCAAGTTGCCATTCCCTTGTGTCATTGTGAAGATTGAAGGTGACGAggaagagggagaaggagaCAAGCAAGCTGCTCCACAATCACTTTGTGATGACAAAACATCACACCCTGCTGCCTCCAACAACGAACACTCCAAACGTGGTCGGACGTGCCAAAAACAAGGCAGCAAAAAACCCAACAAGAAAAGCTGGAAATGTTCTCAATGTGGGAATACATTTGGTTCAAAGTGGGGTCTGAAAGTACATTTCAGAATGCACACTGGGGAAAAAACTTTTGATTGCTCAGATTGTGGTAAAAGATTCCCTGCGCAGGCACATTTGGAagcacacacaagaacacacactggggagaaaccttttgcctgtTTAGTGTGTGGTCAAAAATTCTCCAAAAAAGGCAACCTACAACGGCACACCAGAATACACACAGGTgaaaaaccttttgcctgctctGTTTGTGGTAAGAAATTTGCTGCCCGAGAAACGTtgggaaaacacaaaaaaatacacactGGGGAGAAAGCATTTGAATGCATGGTGTGTGCTAAGAAATTCCCAGCCCAGTCACATTTGGAAGCACATGCAAGAATACATACTGGGGAAAAAGCTTTtatctgctcagtttgtgggaaAACCTTCTCTCAGAAGGGAAACTTAAAAAGCCACACAAGAAtacacactggggagaaaccttttgtTTGCTCCGTTTGCGATAAAAGATTTGCCAATAAGGAACAGTTGAgaagacacacaagaacacatAGTGGCGATAAGCCTTTtccttgctcagtttgtgggaaAGGATTCTCGACACGGGGTTATCTAAAagcacacacaagaacacacactggggagAAGCCTTTTGTTTGCTTAGTTTGTGGGAAAAATTTCACTTTTAGATTATCTTTGATAGCACAcagaagaacacacacaggtgagaaaCCCTTTGCCTGCTTAGTGTGTGGTAAAACATTCACTTTTAAGATAGCATTGttaacacacacaagaaaacaTACGAGGGAGAAACCTTATGCATGTTCACTTTGTGGTCAAAGATTTTTCGCAAAGAGAAATTTAGCAACACACATGAGAacgcacactggagagaaaccttttctGTGCACGGTTTGTGGTAAAGGATTCTCTACGCAGGGAAATTTAAAagcacacacaagaacccacactggggagaaaccttttgcctgtTCAATTTGTGGTCAAAGATTCATTCAGAAGGGAAACTTGAAAGTCcatgcaagaacacacactggagacaaACCTTTTGCCTGTCCAGGCTGTGATCAAACATTTTCTCAGAAGGGATACCTAAGCAAACACATGAGAATACACACAGGAGAGAAACCATTTGCCTGTTTAGTTTGTAGTAAAAGATTTTCTTGGAAGAATCAGGTTAAGAAACACCGGTGTGGTGGTACGAAGAGCAGCTGA
- the LOC133152708 gene encoding gastrula zinc finger protein XlCGF57.1-like, whose amino-acid sequence MCAKRLKKDFVDELRQTKEKNGRQRLDAGSEQPRVALHRADINEKRLHPELQEPATFHTKQREEPEIHHIKDEEQEADINKFPLSLVIVKCEDDEEQGQRSQPHPRKGKEKRGVEHSSCSSSQCVTTEGDGDGRGKSQAGSPLAPLSDSDGMTTHSTDTDDDEHSKSDKTSQKKRWKCSQCGKAFDAKYNLKVHMRTHTGEKPFLCSICGKSFSVKGYLRTHTRTHTGEKPYACSACGKGFPRLGQLKTHTRTHTGEKPFACSVCGKSFYIKGSLIRHTRIHTGEKPFACSVCGKRFLLKTHLRTHIRTHTEEKPFVCSVCGKRFSRNGNLRTHTRTHTGEKDFVCSICGKRFAEKGCLTRHTRTHTGEKPFPCSVCGKRFSVKGRLIRHTRTHTGEKPFSCFICGKRFIQKVQLGIHIRTHTGG is encoded by the exons ATGTGTGCAAAACGTTTGAAAAAGGATTTTGTGGACGAACTTCGTCAAACTAAAGAGAAGAATGGGCGACAACGACTGGACGCTGGTAGCGAGCAGCCTCGCGTTGCGTTGCACAGAGCAG ACATCAATGAGAAACGTCTTCATCCTGAGCTGCAGGAGCCAGCGACCTTCCACACGAAACAGCGTGAGGAACCAGAAATCCACCACATTAAAGATGAAGAGCAGGAGGCAGATATCAACAAGTTTCCATTGAGTCTTGTCATTGTGAAGTGTGAAGATGATGAAGAgcaaggtcagaggtcacagcCCCATCCCAGGAAAGGTAAAGAGAAGAGAGGGGTGGAGCATTcaagctgcagctcaagtcaaTGTGTGACAACAGAAGGTGATGGAGACGGCCGTGGAAAATCACAAGCAGGCAGCCCCTTAGCTCCACTGTCAGATAGTGACGGCATGACCACGCACTCTACTGACACTGACGATGATGAACACTCCAAATCTGACAAGACATCTCAGAAGAAACGCTGGAAATGTTCACAGTGTGGGAAAGCCTTTGATGCCAAGTATAATTTGAAAGTACACATGCGAacgcacacgggagaaaaacctttcctcTGCTCAATATGCGGTAAAAGCTTCTCTGTAAAGGGATATTTAAGAACACACacgagaacacacactggagagaaaccctATGCCTGCTCAGCTTGTGGGAAAGGTTTCCCCAGACTGGGAcagttaaaaacacacacaagaacacacactggggagaaaccttttgcctgctcaGTTTGCGGTAAAAGCTTCTATATAAAGGGAAGTTTAATAAGGCACACGAGAATACACACAGGTGAGAAACCGTTCGCTTGCTCAGTTTGCGGCAAAAGATTCTTACTGAAGACACATTTAAGAACACACATAAGAACGCACACTGAGGAGAAACCGTTTGTTTGTTCAGTTTGTGGTAAAAGGTTCTCCAGGAATGGAAATTTAAGAActcacacaagaacacacaccgGGGAAAAAGACTTTGTCTGTTCAATATGTGGTAAAAGATTTGCTGAGAAGGGATGTTTGACAAGACACacgagaacacacactggagaaaaaccttttccttgctcagtttgtggtaaaAGATTCTCTGTCAAGGGACGTTTAATTCGGcatacaagaacacacactggagagaaacctttttcatgcttcaTTTGTGGTAAAAGGTTCATTCAGAAGGTACAATTGGGAatacatataagaacacacacCGGGGGGTAA
- the LOC133152716 gene encoding gastrula zinc finger protein XlCGF17.1-like has product MSQNYLHPEQQELKGCIINTEQQDGINKISMNVDQSDDKEETDNGDPCGASQADNLLAPLSDNDHVTLHSSDTDDENNDDEHKGGMTHTTKKHVKCSQCDKTFFNTSSLKRHTRMHTGEKPFTCSVCGKTFSIKGHLVTHTRTHTGEKPFVCSLCGLGFAQKVTLSNHMRTHTGEKPFGCSMCGQRFSGKRHLIAHTRRHTGEKPFVCSVCGKAFSVSGHLKTHTRTHTGEKPYACEVCGLRFTQKISLTNHKRTHTGEKPFPCSYCVKSFSTKGHLTTHERTHTGARPFACLLCGKGFSTSGHLRIHTRTHTGEKPFDCSVCALSFRDHSGLAKHMRSHAD; this is encoded by the coding sequence ATGAGTCAAAACTATCTTCATCCTGAGCAGCAGGAGCTGAAGGGCTGCATCATCAACACTGAGCAGCAGGATGGAATCAACAAGATTTCAATGAATGTCGATCAGAGTGACGATAAAGAAGAAACAGATAATGGAGACCCCTGTGGAGCATCACAAGCAGACAACCTCTTGGCTCCATTATCAGATAATGATCATGTAACACTACACTCTTCTGACACTGATGAtgaaaataatgatgatgaacACAAAGGTGGTATGACCCATACCACTAAAAAGCATGTGAAATGTTCTCAGTGTGACAAAACGTTTTTCAACACGTCATCATTGAAAAGACATACAAGGATgcacactggggagaaaccgTTCACCTGCTCAGTATGTGGCAAAACATTCTCGATAAAGGGACATTTAGTCACCCATACAAGAACACACACCGGGGAGAAACCTTTTGTGTGCTCATTATGTGGTCTTGGATTTGCTCAAAAGGTTACTTTAAGTAAtcacatgagaacacacactggagaaaaaccttttgGCTGTTCAATGTGTGGCCAAAGGTTCTCTGGAAAGAGACATTTAATAGCACACACGAGACgacacactggcgagaaacccttTGTCTGCTCGGTTTGCGGTAAAGCATTCTCTGTAAGTGGACATTTGAAAActcacacaagaacacacactggggaaAAACCTTATGCCTGTGAAGTATGTGGACTTAGATTCACTCAGAAGATTAGCTTAACAAATCAcaaaagaacacacactggcGAAAAACCTTTTCCCTGTTCATATTGCGTCAAAAGCTTCTCAACAAAGGGACATTTAACAACGCATGAAAGAACACATACTGGAGCGAGACCTTTTGCCTGCTTACTTTGTGGCAAAGGATTCTCTACGAGTGGACACCTCAGAATTCATACcagaacacacactggagagaaaccttttgacTGCTCAGTTTGTGCCTTAAGTTTCCGTGATCATTCCGGCTTGGCTAAACACATGAGATCACATGCTGACTAA